A genomic segment from Halomonas sp. GD1P12 encodes:
- the upp gene encoding uracil phosphoribosyltransferase gives MSVYAINHPLVQHKLGLMREGGLSTKSFRELAGEVAKLLTYEATKDLEIEDHEIEGWNGERIKTQRLKGKKVTVVPILRAGLGMLEGVTDLIPSARVSVVGLYRDEETLQPVPYFSKFANDIEERMAIVIDPMLATGGSMIATLDMLRERGCESMKVIVLVAAPEGIERVREAHPDIDIYTASVDERLDENGYIVPGLGDAGDKIFGTR, from the coding sequence ATGAGTGTTTACGCCATTAATCATCCGCTCGTCCAGCACAAGTTGGGCCTCATGCGGGAAGGGGGTCTGAGCACCAAGAGCTTTCGCGAACTGGCAGGGGAAGTGGCCAAACTGCTGACCTACGAAGCGACCAAGGATCTCGAGATCGAGGATCACGAGATCGAGGGCTGGAATGGCGAGCGCATCAAGACCCAGCGCTTGAAGGGCAAGAAGGTCACCGTCGTGCCGATTCTACGCGCAGGCCTTGGCATGCTCGAAGGTGTCACCGACCTGATCCCGAGCGCCCGGGTCAGCGTGGTCGGGCTTTATCGCGATGAAGAGACGCTCCAGCCGGTACCCTATTTTTCCAAGTTCGCCAACGATATCGAAGAGCGTATGGCGATCGTCATCGACCCGATGCTCGCCACCGGCGGCTCGATGATCGCCACGCTCGACATGCTGCGCGAGCGCGGCTGCGAAAGCATGAAAGTGATCGTGCTGGTCGCTGCGCCGGAAGGAATCGAGCGTGTGCGCGAGGCGCACCCGGATATCGATATCTACACCGCCTCCGTCGATGAGCGCCTGGACGAGAACGGCTATATCGTGCCGGGGTTGGGCGACGCCGGCGACAAGATCTTCGGAACGCGCTGA
- the ung gene encoding uracil-DNA glycosylase has product MTDPLPTEWSQWLGQEFQADYMASLKAFLAEEKAAKKVIYPHSSNWFRAFELTPLSQVKVVILGQDPYHGPNQAHGLCFSVMPGVPVPPSLVNIYKELESDVGFTPVNHGFLEDWAKQGVLLLNTALTVERGNAASHRGKGWEGFTDAAIKTVSEHAEPCVFLLWGSHARQKKALIDQSRHLILESPHPSPLSAHRGFLGNRHFSQANRFLEEQGRAPITWQLPATP; this is encoded by the coding sequence AGGCCGATTACATGGCCTCGCTCAAGGCGTTTCTGGCCGAAGAGAAAGCGGCGAAAAAGGTGATTTACCCGCACTCCTCGAACTGGTTTCGTGCCTTCGAGCTGACGCCGCTTTCACAGGTAAAGGTCGTCATTCTGGGCCAGGACCCGTATCACGGGCCCAATCAGGCCCATGGGCTCTGCTTTTCGGTCATGCCTGGCGTGCCGGTGCCGCCGTCGCTGGTCAATATTTACAAAGAGCTTGAAAGCGACGTCGGCTTTACACCGGTCAACCACGGCTTTCTGGAAGACTGGGCAAAACAGGGCGTGCTGCTTTTGAACACCGCCTTGACCGTCGAGCGCGGTAATGCCGCCTCGCATCGCGGCAAGGGGTGGGAGGGTTTCACCGACGCGGCAATCAAAACGGTGAGTGAGCACGCCGAGCCGTGCGTTTTCCTGCTGTGGGGTAGTCACGCCCGACAGAAGAAAGCGCTGATCGATCAGTCGCGGCATTTGATTCTGGAATCACCGCACCCGTCGCCGCTGTCGGCCCATCGCGGTTTTCTGGGGAATCGTCATTTCTCCCAGGCCAATCGTTTCCTGGAAGAGCAGGGGCGCGCGCCGATCACTTGGCAATTGCCCGCGACCCCTTAA
- a CDS encoding uracil-xanthine permease family protein, which produces MSTASSRESWPRTLLTGAQMLFVAFGALVLVPLLTGLDPSVALFTAGVGTLVFHGVTRQSVPVFLASSFAFIAPIQGSIAHFGVSATLGGLIAAGLVYTVISQIIRLKGVGWLNRLLPPVVVGPVIMVIGLALAPTAVSMAVGDTSDNIGYGQAIFLSMASLFVTLVLAVFGRGLLRLVPIMGGVVTGYTLALIMGVVDFTPIREAAWLSVPAFTAPSFHWAAILFMIPVAIAPAVEHIGDMVAIGSVTRQNYLEKPGLHRTLLGDGLATMVAALFGGPPNTTYSEVTGAVTLTRAFNPIYMIVAAVLAILLAFISKLGALLLTIPGPVMGGIMTLLFGSIAVVGMNTLVRAGQSLTEPRNLVVVSLILVFGIGGMQFGGGQFTLQGVSLAALVGIVLNAILPPEKELA; this is translated from the coding sequence ATGAGTACCGCTTCATCCCGTGAGTCCTGGCCCAGAACGCTTCTGACCGGCGCCCAGATGCTCTTCGTGGCCTTTGGCGCGCTGGTGCTGGTGCCGCTTTTGACCGGTCTTGACCCGAGTGTGGCGCTGTTCACCGCCGGCGTGGGTACGCTGGTCTTTCACGGCGTGACCCGTCAAAGCGTGCCGGTGTTTCTGGCGTCATCCTTTGCCTTCATTGCGCCGATTCAAGGCTCGATCGCCCACTTTGGCGTCTCGGCGACGCTTGGCGGGCTGATCGCCGCGGGTCTGGTTTATACCGTTATCTCGCAAATTATTCGTCTAAAAGGGGTGGGGTGGCTGAATCGACTGCTGCCGCCGGTCGTGGTGGGACCGGTGATCATGGTGATCGGCCTTGCCCTGGCACCGACGGCGGTGAGTATGGCGGTGGGAGATACCAGCGATAACATCGGCTACGGTCAAGCGATCTTTCTCTCCATGGCGAGCCTTTTCGTCACCCTGGTGCTGGCGGTGTTCGGTCGCGGGCTTCTACGTCTGGTGCCGATCATGGGTGGGGTCGTCACCGGCTATACGCTGGCGCTGATCATGGGTGTGGTCGACTTCACGCCCATCCGCGAGGCGGCCTGGCTGTCGGTACCGGCCTTCACCGCGCCGAGCTTTCACTGGGCGGCGATTCTGTTCATGATTCCCGTGGCGATCGCCCCGGCGGTCGAGCATATTGGCGACATGGTGGCGATCGGCTCGGTCACGCGGCAAAACTATCTGGAAAAGCCCGGCCTGCATCGCACGCTGTTGGGCGACGGCCTGGCCACCATGGTGGCGGCGCTGTTCGGCGGCCCGCCCAACACGACCTACTCGGAAGTCACTGGCGCCGTCACGCTCACCCGCGCGTTCAACCCGATCTACATGATCGTCGCCGCCGTGCTGGCGATTCTGCTGGCCTTTATCAGCAAGCTCGGCGCGCTGCTGCTGACCATTCCGGGGCCGGTCATGGGCGGCATCATGACGCTGCTGTTCGGTTCGATCGCGGTGGTGGGCATGAACACCCTGGTGCGCGCGGGGCAGTCGTTGACCGAGCCGCGCAACCTGGTCGTGGTGTCACTGATCCTGGTATTCGGTATTGGCGGCATGCAGTTTGGCGGCGGCCAGTTCACCCTTCAGGGCGTTAGCCTGGCCGCGCTGGTCGGTATCGTGCTTAATGCCATTCTCCCCCCGGAAAAAGAGCTCGCCTAG
- the moaE gene encoding molybdopterin synthase catalytic subunit MoaE — protein MQTPSSEQALASGADTPPIHIRVQQEAFIFDEGYETLIEHRQDVGALVSFTGLVRDFNETPDVTGLTLEHYPGMTEKALTDIAVEAASRWALKGVVIVHRVGHLRPGDPIVQVVVASAHRRDAFSACDFIMDILKTRAPFWKKEHSRQGDYWVKERATDFDDAARW, from the coding sequence ATGCAGACGCCTTCCTCTGAGCAAGCGCTCGCTTCGGGAGCGGATACGCCGCCTATTCACATCCGCGTGCAGCAGGAGGCCTTCATTTTTGATGAGGGCTACGAGACGCTCATCGAACATCGTCAGGATGTCGGGGCGCTGGTGAGCTTCACCGGCCTCGTACGCGATTTCAACGAAACGCCGGACGTCACGGGGCTCACGCTCGAGCACTATCCGGGCATGACCGAAAAGGCGCTCACCGATATCGCGGTGGAGGCCGCTTCGCGCTGGGCGCTCAAAGGCGTGGTGATTGTGCACCGGGTCGGGCATCTGCGCCCGGGGGATCCGATCGTACAAGTGGTGGTGGCCAGCGCTCACCGGCGCGACGCCTTCAGTGCCTGCGACTTCATCATGGATATTCTCAAGACCCGCGCACCCTTCTGGAAAAAGGAGCACTCGCGCCAGGGCGATTACTGGGTCAAGGAGCGCGCCACCGATTTTGACGATGCCGCGCGCTGGTAG
- a CDS encoding ribonuclease J, which translates to MNLTLYGFDGHWIAIDCGMMIRQDLPSAPLQVPSTDTLAELEITPKALYITHGHEDHIGAVAWLWPKWQCPIYATPLAAGLLRHKFAEHNLSSAAIRVIEPNDALEEGPFTLRYLLMTHSIPESCAIMMLAGGYRVLHTGDWKLDPTPLIGPSVDPAHFQALAPLDLVVGDSTNAPLPGSAGSEGSVANALTQTLKACTGRVVVSCFASNLARVWAIGQAAAQSGRRVSLMGRSMERMVGVARGLGYLDDFPPLVPPQDLGYLPPDEVVVIATGSQGEPRAALQRLAQGRHPFMDLEAGDNVIFSAKAIPGNERPIAALKKRFTQLGVQLFDENNHPELHATGHPAQEELKTLYRWVRPTALLPVHGETVHQQAHQALAQELGIKAPLAPVNGDMLCLDNEGLRVEARHPQLPQVVDQNSVTRHPGLADGQSSGARRGTLFLALPVCASETGWQRIGRLMLDASGASPIDEESFSDWLDERLDEIEVDSLAELREALTPGLVRWLGHHCQHLPEVHLQIMATEPPGA; encoded by the coding sequence ATGAACCTGACGCTTTATGGTTTCGATGGTCACTGGATCGCCATTGATTGCGGGATGATGATTCGACAGGATCTTCCCAGCGCTCCGCTACAGGTGCCCAGCACCGATACGCTGGCCGAGCTTGAGATTACCCCTAAAGCGCTCTACATCACCCATGGCCATGAGGATCACATCGGCGCGGTCGCTTGGCTTTGGCCCAAATGGCAGTGCCCGATCTACGCCACGCCCCTGGCCGCCGGGTTACTCCGTCACAAGTTTGCCGAACACAATCTTTCAAGCGCCGCGATTCGCGTGATCGAGCCCAACGATGCCCTCGAAGAGGGCCCGTTCACGCTGCGCTATTTACTGATGACCCACTCGATTCCCGAGAGCTGCGCGATCATGATGCTCGCCGGCGGCTACCGGGTATTGCACACCGGCGACTGGAAGCTCGACCCGACGCCTTTGATCGGCCCGAGCGTCGACCCGGCGCACTTTCAGGCGCTGGCACCGCTGGATCTGGTGGTGGGTGATTCGACCAACGCGCCGCTTCCGGGCAGTGCCGGCAGCGAAGGTTCGGTGGCCAACGCGCTGACGCAAACGCTCAAGGCCTGTACCGGGCGCGTGGTGGTCTCCTGCTTTGCCAGCAATCTGGCGCGTGTGTGGGCGATCGGCCAGGCGGCGGCCCAAAGCGGGCGCCGTGTGAGCCTGATGGGCCGCTCGATGGAGCGCATGGTCGGTGTGGCCCGCGGTCTTGGCTATCTCGACGATTTTCCGCCGCTGGTGCCGCCCCAGGACCTGGGCTATCTGCCACCGGACGAAGTGGTGGTGATCGCCACCGGAAGCCAGGGCGAGCCGCGCGCCGCGCTCCAGCGCCTGGCCCAGGGCCGCCACCCGTTCATGGACCTGGAAGCCGGCGATAACGTCATTTTTTCCGCCAAGGCGATTCCCGGCAACGAGCGCCCGATCGCGGCGCTCAAGAAGCGTTTCACTCAGCTCGGCGTTCAGCTTTTCGACGAGAACAACCACCCGGAGCTTCACGCCACCGGCCATCCCGCCCAGGAGGAGCTCAAAACGCTCTACCGCTGGGTTCGGCCCACCGCGCTGCTGCCGGTTCACGGCGAAACGGTGCATCAGCAGGCGCACCAGGCGCTGGCGCAAGAGCTCGGCATCAAGGCGCCGCTGGCCCCGGTCAATGGCGATATGCTATGTCTGGATAACGAAGGGTTACGCGTTGAGGCGCGCCACCCGCAGTTGCCCCAGGTGGTGGATCAAAACAGCGTGACGCGCCACCCCGGGCTTGCGGACGGCCAGTCGAGCGGCGCGCGGCGCGGCACGCTGTTTCTGGCACTGCCGGTATGCGCTTCTGAGACCGGCTGGCAGCGTATCGGGCGTTTGATGCTAGACGCCAGTGGCGCCAGCCCCATCGACGAAGAGAGCTTTAGCGATTGGCTCGACGAGCGGCTCGACGAAATCGAAGTCGACTCCCTCGCCGAACTCAGAGAAGCACTGACGCCGGGGCTGGTTCGCTGGCTGGGACACCACTGCCAGCATCTGCCGGAGGTGCACCTTCAGATCATGGCGACCGAGCCGCCCGGCGCTTGA
- the moaC gene encoding cyclic pyranopterin monophosphate synthase MoaC, producing MQLTHLNAQGEANMVDIADKEESRREAVASGRIVMAPATLKLLSDGELPKGDVLATARIAGIQAAKRTSELIPLCHSLSLSKVSVDFTLDFDTGAVNVEALCRLSGRTGVEMEALTAVSVACLTLYDMCKAVDKEMRIEAIQLESKQGGVRGDYQRQNGPIVTGEGNPGEVSVGERCSVSPCVRVKFLAELREQVGESDLSLSLSDLESRDVAGLKAYLKARDARFSALADKRTLCAVNQVMANDSAPITDKDEIAFFPPVTGG from the coding sequence ATGCAGCTGACGCATCTGAACGCCCAGGGCGAAGCCAATATGGTGGATATCGCCGATAAAGAGGAGTCCCGCCGGGAAGCGGTGGCGTCAGGGCGCATCGTCATGGCGCCGGCTACGCTCAAGCTCTTGAGCGACGGCGAGCTTCCCAAGGGCGATGTGCTGGCCACGGCGCGTATCGCCGGTATTCAGGCAGCCAAGCGCACCTCTGAACTGATTCCGCTGTGTCACTCGCTGTCGCTGAGCAAGGTGAGCGTCGACTTTACGCTCGATTTCGACACCGGCGCGGTGAATGTCGAGGCGCTTTGCCGGCTCAGCGGGCGTACCGGTGTCGAAATGGAGGCGCTAACCGCGGTGTCGGTGGCGTGCCTGACGCTTTACGACATGTGCAAGGCGGTCGACAAGGAGATGCGCATCGAGGCGATTCAGCTCGAGAGCAAGCAGGGTGGGGTGCGCGGCGACTATCAGCGCCAGAATGGGCCGATCGTCACCGGTGAGGGTAACCCGGGCGAGGTGAGCGTGGGCGAGCGCTGTAGCGTGTCGCCCTGCGTACGGGTCAAGTTTCTGGCCGAGCTGCGTGAGCAGGTCGGCGAAAGTGATCTATCGCTGTCGCTTTCTGATCTCGAAAGCCGCGACGTGGCCGGGCTCAAGGCGTACCTGAAGGCGCGCGACGCGCGCTTTTCCGCACTGGCGGACAAGCGCACGCTCTGCGCCGTCAACCAGGTGATGGCCAACGATAGCGCGCCAATCACCGATAAAGACGAGATCGCCTTTTTCCCGCCAGTTACCGGAGGCTGA